The Calliphora vicina chromosome 3, idCalVici1.1, whole genome shotgun sequence genome contains a region encoding:
- the LOC135955000 gene encoding endocuticle structural protein SgAbd-6-like isoform X1, protein MKLMLVFGLLAFVACTLAAPQKDVEIISQNSDVNIDSYKFDFATSDGTSRTEEGVIKNAGTDNEVLEVKGSFTWTAPDGQTYTVNFIADENGFQPEGAHIPK, encoded by the exons aTGAAATTG ATGCTAGTCTTTGGTTTATTGGCTTTTGTTGCTTGCACATTGGCTGCTCCTCAAAAAGATGTGGaaattatttctcaaaataGTGATGTGAACATTGACTCTTACAAGTTTGA cTTCGCCACCAGTGATGGAACTTCGCGTACTGAGGAGGGTGTCATTAAAAATGCCGGTACCGACAATGAAGTTTTAGAGGTAAAGGGCAGCTTTACATGGACTGCTCCCGATGGTCAAACCTATACAGTGAACTTCATAGCTGATGAGAATGGTTTCCAACCTGAAGGCGCCCATATACCAAAATAG
- the LOC135955000 gene encoding endocuticle structural protein SgAbd-6-like isoform X2: MLVFGLLAFVACTLAAPQKDVEIISQNSDVNIDSYKFDFATSDGTSRTEEGVIKNAGTDNEVLEVKGSFTWTAPDGQTYTVNFIADENGFQPEGAHIPK, encoded by the exons ATGCTAGTCTTTGGTTTATTGGCTTTTGTTGCTTGCACATTGGCTGCTCCTCAAAAAGATGTGGaaattatttctcaaaataGTGATGTGAACATTGACTCTTACAAGTTTGA cTTCGCCACCAGTGATGGAACTTCGCGTACTGAGGAGGGTGTCATTAAAAATGCCGGTACCGACAATGAAGTTTTAGAGGTAAAGGGCAGCTTTACATGGACTGCTCCCGATGGTCAAACCTATACAGTGAACTTCATAGCTGATGAGAATGGTTTCCAACCTGAAGGCGCCCATATACCAAAATAG